One Rhizobiales bacterium GAS188 DNA window includes the following coding sequences:
- a CDS encoding Iron-binding zinc finger CDGSH type: MTSPHIAAREPIAVQVKAGESYWWCACGQSKSQPFCDGSHKGSPFSPKEFTSTSDRTLYFCACKHSQHAPLCDGTHKTL; encoded by the coding sequence ATGACGTCACCTCACATCGCCGCCAGGGAGCCAATCGCGGTCCAGGTGAAGGCCGGCGAGAGCTATTGGTGGTGTGCCTGCGGCCAGTCGAAGTCGCAGCCCTTCTGCGATGGTTCGCATAAAGGATCGCCCTTCTCGCCGAAGGAATTCACCTCGACGAGCGACCGCACCTTGTATTTCTGTGCCTGCAAGCACAGCCAGCATGCCCCGCTCTGCGACGGCACGCACAAGACCTTGTGA
- a CDS encoding NAD(P)-dependent dehydrogenase, short-chain alcohol dehydrogenase family — protein sequence MGRLSGKTALVTGGASGIGRAAALMMAREGARIAIADRNIEGAIGAAQEIGEAAFAIEIDVTEVAAWRAGIAAVEGRFGALNVLVHSAGVGGFGTVEDTTPEEWRRVHAVNLDAVFYGTQAALPLMRRHAPGSIVVLSSISGIIAARNLAAYNSSKAAVRHLSKSIALHCARQGYGIRCNSVHPTFIDTPMVQGMFASLGGPDEAREKLGRQIPLGSIGEPDDVAHAIVYLASDESKLMTGAELVLDGGLSAM from the coding sequence ATGGGACGTCTGAGCGGCAAGACGGCCCTGGTCACCGGCGGTGCCTCGGGCATCGGTCGCGCAGCAGCCCTCATGATGGCCCGCGAGGGCGCGCGCATCGCCATCGCCGACCGCAATATCGAAGGCGCCATAGGGGCGGCGCAGGAGATCGGGGAGGCCGCTTTCGCGATCGAGATCGACGTCACCGAGGTTGCGGCCTGGCGAGCCGGCATCGCCGCGGTCGAGGGCCGCTTCGGCGCCCTCAACGTGCTGGTGCATTCGGCGGGCGTCGGCGGCTTCGGTACCGTCGAGGACACGACGCCCGAGGAGTGGCGGCGCGTCCACGCCGTCAATCTCGATGCCGTGTTCTACGGCACCCAGGCTGCCTTGCCGTTGATGCGCCGGCATGCGCCTGGCTCGATCGTGGTTTTGTCCTCGATCTCCGGCATCATCGCGGCCCGCAATCTCGCAGCCTATAATTCCAGCAAGGCCGCGGTGCGTCACCTGTCGAAATCGATCGCCCTGCATTGCGCCCGCCAGGGCTACGGCATTCGCTGCAACTCGGTGCATCCGACCTTCATCGACACGCCGATGGTGCAGGGCATGTTCGCCTCGCTCGGCGGCCCCGACGAGGCGCGCGAAAAGCTCGGCCGGCAGATCCCGCTCGGCTCGATCGGCGAGCCCGACGATGTGGCCCATGCCATCGTCTACCTGGCCTCCGACGAATCCAAGCTGATGACGGGCGCCGAGCTGGTGCTTGATGGCGGGCTCTCGGCGATGTAA